The proteins below come from a single Prochlorococcus marinus str. MIT 9215 genomic window:
- a CDS encoding tetratricopeptide repeat protein — MEISSFQSYLIILFVVLIIISIFVFRQFLKTRSEELNLVKFEQKGLESLTQATELYEFGSIQIKKRLYPEAIKTFLKAIDNYDNEPDEAKAIINNALGFSYAAQNEFKKAIKYYNFAIKSLPEYPIALNNLASAQQRLLEYDLAYATYQKVLVIDPKNKTAMKKSKELEKRNNYKPYKGIKDKGF, encoded by the coding sequence ATGGAAATTTCTTCCTTCCAATCCTATTTAATAATTCTTTTTGTTGTATTAATAATTATTTCTATTTTTGTATTCAGACAATTTCTAAAAACAAGAAGTGAAGAATTAAATTTAGTAAAATTCGAGCAGAAAGGTTTAGAATCTCTCACTCAAGCTACAGAATTATATGAATTTGGGTCTATTCAGATAAAAAAAAGATTATATCCTGAAGCAATTAAAACTTTTTTAAAAGCAATTGACAATTATGACAATGAACCTGATGAAGCTAAAGCGATAATAAATAACGCTTTAGGATTTTCTTATGCTGCTCAAAATGAATTTAAAAAAGCAATTAAATACTATAACTTTGCAATCAAATCACTCCCAGAATATCCTATAGCCCTAAATAACCTCGCATCAGCACAACAGCGTTTACTTGAGTATGACTTGGCATATGCCACTTATCAAAAGGTTTTGGTTATAGATCCAAAAAACAAAACAGCAATGAAAAAAAGTAAGGAGTTAGAAAAAAGGAATAACTATAAACCTTATAAAGGTATAAAAGATAAGGGATTCTAA
- the rpmI gene encoding 50S ribosomal protein L35: MSKLKTRKSAAKRFKATATGKFMRRRAFHNHLLDHKSSKLKRHLSTKAVVDERDADNVRLMIPYA, translated from the coding sequence ATGTCTAAACTAAAAACTCGTAAATCAGCTGCCAAAAGATTTAAAGCTACTGCGACGGGTAAATTCATGAGAAGAAGAGCTTTCCATAATCATTTACTTGATCACAAAAGCTCAAAATTAAAAAGACATCTATCAACAAAAGCTGTAGTTGATGAAAGAGATGCTGATAATGTAAGATTAATGATTCCATACGCATAA
- the rplT gene encoding 50S ribosomal protein L20 produces the protein MARVKRGNIARKRRNKILNLAKGFRGGNKNLFRTANQRVMKALCNAYRDRRRRKRDFRRLWISRINASARINGTNYSKLINGMKNSEIIINRKMLAQLALSDPKCFEKIVSSVSN, from the coding sequence ATGGCACGCGTAAAAAGAGGCAACATAGCCAGAAAAAGAAGAAACAAAATCTTAAATCTTGCAAAAGGTTTCAGAGGGGGTAACAAAAATCTTTTCAGAACCGCAAATCAAAGAGTGATGAAAGCTCTTTGTAATGCTTATAGGGATAGAAGAAGAAGAAAAAGAGATTTTAGAAGACTTTGGATTTCTAGAATTAACGCATCTGCCAGGATAAATGGAACAAACTACAGCAAGTTAATAAATGGCATGAAAAATTCAGAAATTATCATTAATAGAAAAATGCTTGCTCAATTAGCCTTAAGCGATCCTAAATGTTTTGAAAAAATTGTTTCTTCAGTTAGTAATTAG